The following proteins come from a genomic window of Theileria equi strain WA chromosome 2 map unlocalized gcontig_1105316255037, whole genome shotgun sequence:
- a CDS encoding conserved hypothetical protein (encoded by transcript BEWA_043030A): MIGSGSKSRIFYYLIILFLVINLKNVYRVYALSGEFDANGNGITQNSLTSTTIPTTINQEQSTDENKSESIDSVNKVPDLKSSDQLFPKPDSQKNEVDQSGHKPIDQLPPSDDYDEDDVRGIDEKSGEISRYTLGVDQEWLRRENAAKVVGSKLPASTSVGYNKRTHTLEPILSAQKTLGGVIQSLVDNESILRRKYSQKVKIQHDLSLAITRETAQVVSLLTSGELQKLRMKHPLVFQRLVEPLQTQHALNILLSKDMNRMKRYNKNWYSYAKNDDKKALLDELRNYCGNKALYASNIKQPKKMKKSREDVYKKLELFHNDYQCQLVVRENQISEKILRTFEQQSGLYIAPLYNSISPSIGNKWLLSKFEQYFSQSANLNLDLLGKTAYSLIGRFMLMVENGTVLPTSPSSQVALSSLTTILSNIMEGIVEPTTFLGKKKYYGFMNMCDVKCAEGLFKPKSNFFYKELLNKQLEILKWVTAFYNDDLLRIDTSAQKLLLEIMYRTTRDPGFLRSYKSVRLNIKSEFEDKDKSFIELDTPIPVPIKFQKLERVTKNTGQLQDVTDENKPTKSPIMGKFKIFMSRFLSGFRKQGSSVDNKALSSSIVPYEVFKTPKNIVASLDNLFLDTFYNIADYIKSAAEHENNVYYETLNTFVLIQNIHGAIHSFEDKKTKSLASSKTLGAVFRWLNMNPREHLSHIPNKFLPFTSLSLQLMFFLQNVVESYTMSFLGSLKGFFRGLIKFGFKGRFRPKTYAQLYEFLEPHVVYNSGKYLNSLDIISSMVSKFKDLFLSKPAIPSPIIQYITVFVGLWAKGASGDFSMSDINMDRVRKTFFLSYVSNGKSLADMATNIIMDNCKVGNHALHLGCISKISSNNKCKQIYVSLKSNKLKKVLKMLEATFHDPLDIIRLASDTARRCLAQKKQPRPRQSMKRSKPYKYFPLAKKTIKVPHYMDRLMLHSEFSHRIHCYKAQKRLVKEMIKSLSSAVSEDSARKIISTVFSSYRSIEIKQVGMANSSYRLICPFMYDAPEELRNIHQLNIIKYVISKAVSKARFSPERKRLLTSLQSQPHKLYPTIQMEPLADLPGCVLVGTRKYNGVSYSGGYAPLEKIAYPDNVVVKPGEGRLVYDGSGFVPELMALRETVNVESISVRFEGGYNKYYYNMTDGTQVDERNFAIDSPDFIVKSHVLTTANALIKLGFDMGRIIWCGYKHGWVADFVLSEVVGDTDVPVFNGRYWLLSRELRVEDLVGPDMKIKDGDEIKMENIDKYNIRIVNTNNEVMNLNKDSNKESSQSGDSPSNSAEGSFSTILGNITPGGVKNLVKDASYIPERNTLVIDLDAPDFVYSIGGNL, encoded by the coding sequence aTGATTGGTTCAGGTTCAAAATCAAGGATTTTCTACTACTTAATTATTCTTTTTCTGGTTATAAACcttaaaaatgtatatagGGTGTACGCACTTTCCGGTGAGTTTGATGCCAATGGAAATGGTATCACGCAAAATAGTTTAACAAGCACAACAATTCCCACTACTATCAATCAAGAACAGAGTACAGATGAAAATAAGAGTGAAAGTATAGATTCAGTAAATAAGGTCCCTGATTTGAAGAGTAGTGACCAATTGTTTCCAAAACCTGATAGCCAAAAAAATGAGGTGGATCAAAGTGGACATAAACCGATTGATCAGTTACCTCCTAGTGATGATTACGATGAAGATGATGTAAGGGGaattgatgaaaagagTGGTGAAATATCTAGATATACCTTGGGAGTGGACCAAGAATGGTTGAGAAGAGAAAATGCTGCCAAAGTGGTGGGATCAAAACTTCCTGCAAGCACATCTGTCGGATATAATAAGAGAACACATACACTCGAGCCTATATTAAGTGCTCAAAAAACACTTGGTGGAGTGATACAAAGTTTAGTTGATAACGAATCGATCCTTCGCAGAAAATATTCTCAGAAGGTAAAAATACAGCATGACCTAAGTCTCGCTATAACAAGAGAAACAGCACAAGTTGTTTCTCTTTTAACCAGTGGGGAGCTCCAAAAATTGCGTATGAAACATCCGCTTGTGTTTCAGAGACTAGTGGAACCTTTGCAAACACAACACGCACTAAATATTCTACTCAGCAAAGACATGAAtagaatgaaaaggtataacaaaaattggtACTCATATGCAAAAAATGATGACAAGAAAGCGCTTTTAGATGAGTTGAGGAACTACTGCGGAAATAAAGCTCTTTATGCATCTAATATAAAACAGccaaagaaaatgaaaaaaaGCAGAGAAGACGTTTACAAAAAACTTGAGTTATTTCACAATGATTACCAATGCCAACTTGTCGTTAGAGAAAATCAGATATCTGAGAAAATATTAAGAACATTTGAGCAACAGAGTGGATTGTATATAGCTCCCCTCTACAACAGCATATCTCCTTCTATTGGGAACAAGTGGTTATTATCTAAATTTGAACAATATTTTTCTCAATCAGCCAATCTGAATCTAGATCTTTTGGGGAAAACTGCATATTCTTTAATAGGAAGATTCATGCTTATGGTTGAGAACGGTACAGTATTACCAACTTCTCCTAGTTCTCAAGTAGCACTAAGTTCTCTAACTACGATTTTGTCCAATATAATGGAAGGAATAGTAGAACCCACAACGTTTTTAGGAAAAAAGAAGTACTATGGCTTTATGAATATGTGTGATGTAAAATGTGCTGAGGGTTTGTTTAAACCAAAATCAAATTTTTTCTATAAAGAACTTTTGAACAAACAACTTGAAATTCTAAAATGGGTTACCGCATTTTATAACGATGATTTATTGAGAATAGACACATCTGCTCAAAAACTTTTGTTGGAGATTATGTATAGGACCACTCGTGATCCTGGATTTCTGAGATCATACAAGAGCGTTAGgttaaatataaaatctGAGTTTgaagataaagataaaTCCTTTATTGAACTTGACACTCCAATTCCTGTTCCCATAAAATTTCAGAAACTGGAAAGAGTTACTAAAAATACAGGACAATTGCAAGATGTAACCGATGAGAATAAACCAACGAAATCTCCAATAATGGGaaagtttaaaatttttatgTCTAGATTCTTGAGTGGATTTCGTAAACAAGGTTCTAGCGTGGATAATAAGGCTCTTTCTAGTTCTATAGTACCTTATGAAGTTTTCAAAACACCCAAAAATATCGTTGCTTCATTGGATAACTTGTTTTTAGACACATTTTATAACATAGCAGATTATATTAAATCAGCGGCAGAACACGAAAATAATGTTTATTACGAAACTTTGAACACATTTGTATTGatacaaaatatacatgGAGCAATTCATTCCTTTGAGGACAAGAAAACCAAAAGCCTAGCATCATCTAAGACTCTTGGAGCTGTTTTTCGGTGGCTAAATATGAATCCTAGAGAGCATTTATCGCATATACCAAATAAATTTTTACCATTCACTTCACTGTCTCTCCAACTTATGTTCTTCTTACAAAATGTTGTTGAGTCGTATACTATGAGTTTTCTTGGTAGTTTAAAGGGCTTCTTCAGGGGTTTAATAAAGTTTGGTTTTAAGGGACGGTTTAGACCAAAAACGTATGCTCAGCTCTATGAATTTTTAGAACCGCATGTGGTCTATAATAGTGGTAAATATCTTAACAGTTTGGACATAATATCTAGTATGGTATCGAAGTTTAAGGATTTATTTCTCTCCAAACCAGCGATACCTTCACCAATAATCCAATATATAACTGTTTTTGTTGGATTATGGGCTAAGGGCGCTTCAGGTGATTTTAGCATGTCAGATATAAACATGGATAGAGTGAGGAAAACGTTCTTTTTGAGTTACGTTTCTAATGGAAAAAGTTTGGCAGATATGGCAACAAACATCATCATGGATAACTGCAAGGTTGGTAATCATGCACTCCATCTTGGTTGCATATCGAAAATATCATCAAACAACAAATGTAAACAAATCTATGTCAGCTTAAAATCAAATAAGCTGAAGAAGGTTTTGAAAATGTTGGAAGCTACTTTCCATGATCCACTGGATATAATTCGATTGGCATCTGACACAGCCCGCAGATGTCTTGCTCAGAAGAAGCAACCTCGTCCACGACAGTCAATGAAGCGATCTAAACCGTACAAGTATTTCCCACTTGCTAAAAAAACGATCAAAGTACCTCATTATATGGATCGTCTTATGTTACATTCCGAATTTTCACACAGAATACATTGTTATAAAGCTCAGAAAAGATTGGTAAAGGAAATGATAAAGTCTCTATCATCTGCAGTTTCGGAGGATAGCGCTCGTAAAATAATTTCTACGGTTTTCTCATCCTACCGAAGTATTGAAATTAAACAAGTTGGTATGGCGAATAGCAGCTACAGGCTCATTTGTCCATTCATGTACGATGCCCCTGAGGAACTCAGAAATATCCATCAACTGAATATCATCAAGTATGTTATCAGTAAAGCAGTATCAAAAGCACGTTTCTCACCCGAACGTAAACGTTTGCTTACCTCATTACAATCACAACCGCATAAACTATATCCAACAATCCAAATGGAACCGTTGGCAGATCTTCCAGGATGTGTACTAGTAGGAACCCGTAAATACAATGGTGTATCATATTCTGGGGGATATGCTCCGCTGGAAAAAATTGCATATCCAGATAATGTAGTTGTAAAACCCGGGGAAGGTCGTCTAGTATACGATGGTTCTGGATTTGTACCAGAATTAATGGCCTTACGCGAAACTGTAAACGTAGAGTCAATCTCTGTGAGGTTTGAAGGTGGTTATAATAAGTATTATTATAACATGACGGACGGAACTCAAGTAGACGAACGAAACTTTGCTATAGATAGTCCAGACTTTATTGTAAAATCACATGTGTTAACAACTGCAAATGCACTTATAAAATTGGGTTTTGACATGGGTAGAATTATATGGTGTGGTTATAAACACGGATGGGTGGCTGACTTTGTTTTAAGTGAGGTAGTTGGTGACACCGATGTACCTGTATTCAATGGGCGTTATTGGTTACTCAGTAGAGAATTGCGTGTGGAAGATTTGGTAGGTCCTGATATGAAAATtaaagatggtgatgaaataaagatggaaaacaTCGACAAGTACAATATAAGGATTGTAAACACCAACAATGAGGTGATGAATTTGAATAAGGATAGTAACAAAGAAAGCTCCCAGAGCGGAGATAGCCCATCCAACTCGGCTGAAGGTTCATTCAGCACCATTCTAGGAAATATAACTCCTGGAGGAGTAAAGAATCTTGTGAAAGATGCTTCATATATCCCGGAAAGAAACACACTAGTTATAGATCTGGATGCACCAGATTTTGTTTACAGTATCGGTGGAAATCTATGA
- a CDS encoding ATPase, AAA family domain containing protein (encoded by transcript BEWA_043070A), which produces MPENVLTYRLKSLLERKNLRWPPESVSKFDIKCVRTDSKGTFASIGITDLASELQSFFDDYRRQKILVLKNNIISILNELRSTTSSKKRRPSFYEEEQTDSFISVDDSPEINMENHVRSNTLNSRIRQVYKSNVNVDNSKIDSPKRKIQLDNRDSSYEGTISDTFTYTPELNIATRLSDVGGIENIKAEIEDLVIRPLKYSFLYEHLGVQPTKGILLYGPPGSGKSKLAEAIAGEVGCPFFRIASTEIVTGTSGESESRIRLLFDHAKRVAPSIIFLDELDAITPNRENATKGMDLRIVSQLGISMDSLTGHFVVVIGATNRQEFVDPMIRRNGRFDREIPMGIPNLESRISILKALSSTACLADDINFEDIAHMTPGYVGADLQAVIREAAMISISQLFATKQEIGPDFDKDSLRITQDDFLSAIAKVQPSAKREGFTTIPDITWDNIGALAGLRKELEQHIVFPIKFRNLYKTFGVGDSAGILLYGPPGCGKTLLAKAISNECNANFISVKGPELLNMYVGESERAIRLIFQRAAISAPCVIFFDEVDSICSKRNNDSAKVYELVVNQLLTEMDGIKNREYVYIVAATNRPDMIDSAMLRPGRFEKLMYVPLPNYEGRIDILKKITSKVPMEKDIDLSILAQKTEGYSGADLAYLAREAGISAIEEIKSKVTGENWDSTKMFHKIALPENAKLNMKHFSVALTKTIPSVKQHQLDFYENFRKKHHQCK; this is translated from the exons ATGCCAGAGAATGTTCTAACATATCGCCTTAAATCACTTCTGGAAAGAAAAAATCTGCGTTGGCCTCCAGAATCGGTATCTAAATTTGATattaaatgtgtaagaaCAG ATTCTAAGGGAACATTTGCCAGCATTGGTATAACAGACCTAGCCTCGGAATTACAAAGCTTCTTCGATGATTATCGCAGACAGAAGATTTTGGTGTTAAAAAATAATATTATTTCAATCCTAAATGAACTTAGGTCTAC AACTTCTTCCAAAAAAAGAAGACCCAGCTTCTATGAAGAGGAACAAACAGATTCATTCATTTCTGTAGATGATTCACCTGAAATAAACATGGAGAATCATGTACGTTCCAATACGCTAAATAGCAGAATACGCCAAGTGTATAAATCAAATGTCAACGTAGATAACTCAAAAATCGATTCACCTAAACGTAAAATCCAGCTGGATAATAGAGATAGTTCATATGAGGGTACTATCTCAGACACCTTTACCTATACTCCGGAACTGAATATCGCAACACGGTTATCAGATGTTGGTGGaatagaaaatataaaagCAGAAATAGAAGATTTAGTCATCCGcccattaaaatattcatttCTATATGAACACCTTGGAGTTCAACCTACAAAAGGAATCTTATTATATGGTCCTCCTGGCTCGGGTAAATCTAAGCTTGCAGAAGCCATAGCAG GTGAAGTAGGTTGCCCTTTTTTCCGTATAGCTTCTACCGAAATAGTTACTGGAACTTCTGGAGAATCGGAGAGTAGAATACGCCTATTATTTGATCATGCTAAGAGGGTAGCTCCCAGCATTATATTCTTGGATGAACTTGATGCCATTACTCCAAATCGCGAGAATGCTACAAAAGGAATGGATTTAAGAATCGTATCCCAACTGGGAATATCGATGGACAGCCTGACAGGTCATTTTGTTGTAGTGATTGGAGCGACTAATCGCCAGGAGTTCGTCGATCCGAtgataagaagaaatggaCGATTTGACCGAGAAATACCAATGGGAATTCCAAATCTGGAATCAAGGATTAGTATTTTGAAG GCTTTATCATCAACTGCATGTCTCGCagatgatataaatttCGAAGATATTGCACATATGACTCCAGGATATGTCGGAGCTGATTTACAGGCTGTTATTAGAGAAGCCGCGATGATCTCTATTTCACAACTTTTTGCCACTAAACAAGaaatt GGACCTGATTTTGACAAAGACTCTCTTAGAATAACTCAAGATGATTTTTTAAGTGCTATAGCTAAAGTACAGCCAAGTGCTAAGCGTGAGGGATTTACAACAATACCAGACATAACATGGGACAATATTGGTGCTCTAGCGGGTCTAAGGAAGGAGTTGGAACAACACATCGTATTTCCCATCAAATTTAGAAATTTGTATAAAACTTTTGGTGTGGGCGATTCGGCTGGTATTTTATTATATGGCCCGCCTGGATGTGGAAAAACACTGCTGGCCAAGGCAATATCAAATGAATGCAACGCAAATTTTATCTCTGTGAAAGGACCTGAACTACTGAATATGTACGTAGGAGAAAGTGAACGTGCTATCCGTTTAATATTCCAGCGGGCAGCCATAAGCGCTCCATGTGTTATTTTTTTCGATGAAGTTGATTCTATTTGCTCAAAAAGAAATAACGATAGTGCAAAGGTTTATGAACTGGTTGTAAATCAACTTTTGACAGAGATGGATGGGATTAAAAATAGGGAATATGTATATATTGTTGCTGCTACAAATCGTCCGGATATGATTGATTCAGCTATGCTGAGACCTGGTAGATTTGAAAAGTTAATGTATGTTCCCTTGCCAAATTATGAAGGTCGTATTGACattttgaagaaaataacGTCGAAAGTACCCATGGAAAAAGATATAGATTTGAGTATATTAGCTCAAAAAACTGAAGGGTATAGTGGAGCAGATTTAGCATATCTGGCACGGGAAGCTGGAATATCCGCTATTGAAGAAATAAAATCTAAGGTTACAGGAGAAAATTGGGATTCTACAAAGATGTTTCACAAAATCGCGCTACCAGAAAATGCGAAGCTGAACATGAAGCACTTTAGTGTCGCCCTAACAAAAACAATACCATCGGTAAAACAACACCAGTTAGATTTCTACGAAAATTTCAGGAAAAAACATCACCAATGTAAATAA
- a CDS encoding conserved hypothetical protein (encoded by transcript BEWA_043050A) — protein sequence MSYGVGTCILPIVRRALVATVAIEAAFLTYDVGLKPALPTLYNKLFVANSKKSKDA from the exons ATGTCGTATGGAGTTGGAACGTGCATTTTGCCGATAGTTAGGCGCGCTCTTGTTGCTACTGTAGCTATCGAAGCTGCGTTTTTGACTTATGATGTTGGATTAAAACCTGCACTTCCAACACTTTATAATAAGCTATTTGTAGCG AATTCAAAGAAATCCAAAGATGCGTGA
- a CDS encoding conserved hypothetical protein (encoded by transcript BEWA_043060A) yields MSSQFIKESLKSKIVHDETNYFENRKLLQQSAQHLAGNLEKYDIDTLLVIFLLSIDISKDYRCDLLNTKLIEMLIARSKESFDFNTRFGMEPSPYIFKYLSNDKVDNIKAEGVHLIYMFGSFHHFQLEELLKQHFDFFSVSINSYLIKYSIEQLLLLAEHITQLHKFDRCSVLFQKCIAAICDLVEQGGTNLPTTQYTKILKQLGHFGGKNSFLTKRLNNLISSSISNDSSTNFGELHLSTMIEERYKIAKNHLDLLHTFLLTGLFENGTIIESLLTSIMKFCLFYFQSTSKICRTNPIDDIPYNYNIESKFSSILYAKYPNKVLRSQPMEFNDKRVPEDSNDRFLMIEAALSRLLFSNEMSFCRKLKHCEIYIRTFYPSIYRNISGDLQKFMTSISLHKYKDTGFYSHYDHNLYNYLRKLDYKPCRLIVDNIFPINCLDHKRKLFIEILEKCDIYHEKMLDFKLKYLCSLGWNSVIINHSDWIDLPEESRIRLLREKINSIST; encoded by the coding sequence ATGTCTTCACAATTCATAAAggaatctttaaaatcaaaGATAGTGCACGATGAAACGAATTATTTTGAGAATAGGAAATTACTGCAACAATCAGCTCAACATTTGGCTGggaatttggaaaagtatGATATAGATACACTTCTagttatatttttattgtctatagacatttccaAGGATTACAGATGTGACTTGCTTAATACTAAGCTAATTGAAATGTTGATTGCTAGATCTAAAGAATCTTTTGACTTTAATACTCGATTTGGAATGGAGCCATCCCCTTATATATTTAAGTATCTTTCTAATGATAAGGTTGATAATATTAAGGCTGAAGGAGTTCATCTTATCTATATGTTTGgttcttttcatcattttcaacTGGAGGAGTTGCTTAAGCAGCATTTTGACTTTTTTTCTGTGTCCATAAACTCCTACCTcataaaatattcaatTGAACAGTTGCTATTGCTTGCTGAACATATAACACAACTTCATAAGTTTGATAGATGCTCAGTACTTTTTCAAAAGTGTATCGCAGCAATTTGTGATTTGGTAGAACAGGGTGGGACTAATCTACCAACAACTCAGTATACCAAGATATTAAAGCAACTTGGCCATTTTGGGGGGAAGAATTCATTCCTTACAAAAAGGCTCAATAATCttatttcatcttctattAGTAATGATTCTTCAACAAACTTTGGAGAACTTCATCTATCTACTATGATTGAAGAAAGATATAAAATTGCTAAAAATCATTTGGACCTTTTACATACCTTTTTGCTAACAGGGTTGTTTGAGAATGGGACTATAATTGAATCTCTTTTGACTTCAATAATGAAAttttgtttgttttatttCCAATCAACATCAAAAATCTGCAGAACAAATCCTATTGATGATATCCCATACAATTATAATATTGAATCAAAGTTTTCATCAATACTATATGCTAAGTATCCAAACAAGGTGTTAAGATCTCAACCAATGGAGTTTAACGACAAAAGGGTGCCAGAAGACTCGAATGATCGTTTTTTAATGATAGAGGCCGCACTATCACGCTTACTATTTAGCAACGAAATGTCATTTTGTAGGAAACTTAAGCACTGTGAAATCTATATCAGAACTTTTTATCCTTCAATTTACAGGAACATCAGTGGTGATTTACAGAAATTTATGACTTCTATATCACTGCATAAGTATAAGGACACGGGTTTCTACTCACATTACGATCACAATTTATATAATTATCTGAGAAAATTGGATTATAAACCCTGTAGATTGATTGTTGATAATATATTTCCTATTAATTGCTTGGACCACAAACGCAAATTGTttatagagattcttgaaaaGTGCGACATTTATCACGAAAAGATGTTAGATTTCAAGCTAAAATATCTCTGTTCACTTGGTTGGAATTCAGTAATAATAAATCATAGTGATTGGATAGATTTACCGGAAGAATCACGCATAAGACTCTTACGGGAGAAAATTAATTCTATTTCCACGTAa
- a CDS encoding conserved hypothetical protein (encoded by transcript BEWA_043040A), which yields MTRLIVNALGVHNQSDTEEYSRFIFYNEVFSGLSVGYLVPMLFLYSLPGHTSDILISSVKRPHGTLLIVCDSDHMCHDISHLILILKPSLHYFVLDSLLSQKLDYKADPGSSRKHQNRNTEQFLLNLAQEKLISGKKADIIIASYNRLEKLLSERYDLAIQILDDISCLVIDDISKIISFRDVCDYHLTKVLRKLEKLRTKKPLDTKFAHNFHILCITNSLSREVLDYSKRFLTNFWLYNFKLGTKERLLHDNIGDVLKLGIDFGDIKRILTLDSEDNSKVQNCGMEHSFCKLNKKQTSDRVKILKHLVFSYLDLPTFAAPQFLPPNIKNPIPNKKCIVFASNRQQLNYLSNLQEFSSSCVCLGKHLDVYERAKSLANFANGKRPIMFATDSSIFGCEFDDVAYIINYHPPKTSESYVYRAEMASKNTNAICITLYDNDQYNTISSIIGDLKIEVSIHTVPSKEYMLRHDLKWLKIFTSKMINSSKNILLPYISSAETLIKKYGDDIIYKCIQLIVGRNDLQFVEISEGHMHTTSILSGKRGYTAVLLNASTGIITDEKDIRAMITRFIPDYKGENIIGSWHKIDTGFIVDVSNRYLGCLLDATKNSSEISVEVATSVPKIVLTPTRRKSKKYTGRLPWNATKIRRLPSTKCNIKL from the coding sequence ATGACTAGATTGATAGTTAATGCGCTAGGGGTACATAACCAATCTGACACCGAGGAATATTCAAGATTTATATTCTACAATGAAGTTTTTTCTGGTCTTTCTGTGGGATACTTGGTTCCTATGTTATTTTTATACTCATTACCGGGACACACTAGCGATATTTTGATCTCATCAGTTAAAAGGCCTCATGGAACGTTATTAATTGTATGTGATAGCGATCACATGTGTCATGATATTTCTCACCTAATCCTGATCTTAAAACCGTCATTGCATTATTTTGTTTTGGATTCATTATTGTCCCAAAAACTTGATTATAAAGCTGACCCCGGTAGTAGCAGGAAGCATCAGAACAGGAACACTGAACAGTTCTTGCTTAATCTTGCGCAGGAAAAACTTATTTCCGGTAAAAAAGCTGATATAATAATTGCGTCTTATAATAGACTGGAAAAATTACTCTCCGAAAGGTACGACCTTGCCATTCAAATCCTGGACGATATTTCATGCCTGGTTATCGATGACATATCTAAAATAATATCTTTTCGTGATGTCTGCGACTACCACTTAACAAAAGTTTTAAGAAAACTGGAGAAATTAAGGACAAAAAAGCCTCTGGATACTAAATTTGCGCACAATTTTCACATTTTATGCATAACTAATTCTTTATCTAGAGAGGTTTTGGATTATTCAAAGAGGTTTCTCACCAACTTTTGGCTCTACAACTTCAAGCTTGGTACAAAAGAAAGGTTATTACACGATAATATCGGTGATGTTTTGAAGCTTGGTATTGATTTTGGTGATATTAAAAGAATATTAACTTTAGACAGTGAAGACAATTCAAAAGTACAAAATTGTGGTATGGAACATAGTTTTTGTAAGTTAAACAAGAAACAAACATCTGATAGagtaaaaattttgaagcATCTTGTCTTTTCTTATCTTGACTTACCAACATTTGCAGCTCCACAGTTCTTACCACCAAATATCAAAAATCCTATTCCAAATAAGAAATGTATTGTTTTTGCTTCGAATAGGCAGCAACTGAACTATTTATCCAACTTACAGGAGTTTTCCAGCAGTTGTGTTTGTTTGGGGAAACACTTGGATGTTTATGAGAGAGCAAAATCCCTGGCTAATTTCGCCAATGGTAAAAGGCCTATTATGTTCGCAACGGATTCTTCTATTTTTGGATGTGAGTTTGATGATGTAGCATATATAATAAACTATCATCCACCAAAAACCTCCGAATCGTACGTGTATAGAGCAGAGATGGCCTCTAAGAATACCAACGCAATTTGTATAACATTATATGACAATGATCAATATAATACCATTAGTTCAATTATAGGGGATCTTAAAATAGAGGTTTCTATACACACTGTGCCATCAAAGGAGTATATGCTCAGACATGATTTGAAATGGCTCAAAATATTCACTTCCAAAATGATTAATTCTAGCAAAAACATTCTGCTTCCATACATTTCGTCGGCAGAAACATTAATTAAAAAGTACGGGGATGACATTATCTACAAATGTATTCAGTTGATAGTTGGAAGAAATGACCTGCAGTTTGTAGAGATCAGTGAAGGACATATGCATACTACTTCAATTTTGTCCGGAAAAAGAGGATATACTGCTGTCCTACTAAATGCATCCACAGGAATTATAACTGATGAAAAAGATATTAGGGCTATGATTACACGATTCATACCTGAttataaaggagaaaatATAATCGGATCATGGCATAAGATAGACACAGGATTCATTGTTGATGTTTCAAATAGATATTTGGGATGCCTATTAGATGCTACAAAAAATAGCTCAGAGATTTCAGTTGAAGTAGCAACAAGTGTCCCAAAGATTGTATTAACACCCACACGACGGAAAAGCAAAAAATATACTGGAAGATTACCCTGGAATGCAACTAAAATTAGAAGACTTCCCAGTACAAAATGTAATATAAAGCTTTAG